ATAGAAACTAAAACTAGAGAACTTCTAGCTAACTAAGAGAGCTGGATAAGCAGACTAAAAACCAGCACCCAAGACATAATCCTCCACTTGAGCTTCGTAAACCGGCATCGTGTCCATCCCTTCATTGTCTGCAGCATAGTAGTCCTCATGAAATGCATATACCCCATAGATAAAGATAATGTTATTGGGATGGACAGAAGCTGGACCAAAGTCTACCGGGTCTTGTTCATCATTGTAAATTTCCACATCCTGATTCTCAGGGGATAGACGACCAAAGCCAAGATCAAGACTTAGGAGCTCCTCGACTGCACCAACCGGCCGCGTCAAAGTGCACAAAAAACTTACATCTCTCTCCACCCAATCTAGCAAGATAATTGGCCAGCTGATTTCTTCCAGGAAAGACATATGCAATGGTGCATCTCCATCTGCGATCATTGAGCCTAATTGAAATCTGTTGGGCTACTTCAGCAGGCACTCCATGCGGAAAGTTTTTGATAACCTTGAACGCATCGAGGTTATCAGTTTCCACAATGACATCCTTGTAGTTACACTTGCTTCCTATTGTTAAATAAACAAATCATATTTGCCTACTTCGCTAAACTTCCAGGTTCCTTCGTGGACCACACAAACTCACACTTACGTCTTGCTTCTGATTTTTTTAGTAGAAAAAACAAGTGAATGTAAGTGAAAGCTCATCCTCcttttggagtgaaagtttTGAAGTGAGACTAATGTCATATTTGCACTCACTTTCACTTGTTTTTCGTCCCTTTTAAAGAATTCGGGAGCACGAATGTGAGCAAAAGTTAAATAACTTTAATTTGTCTTAACTCACTTTTCTCTCTATTTAAAATTCGGGACCAGGGTGCTAGAGGACAAGTGCATTACATAGATGTGATCAGTTAACAAGGTATATATATCATTTGCCTCTTTCATTCTGTACCTGAGCTTCCAAAAATCAGTTAGTTCGGTCGCGTACTCAACTAATACTCGTCATATTTAATGATCCAATCTGAATTTTGAATAGTCGGATTCAGAACTGATTTTGTACATAATCGGTCATCCTCTTCCGTCTtaatttgtactccctccgtcccatccatttctttacactttcctttttggggtgtcccatccaattctttacatttcaaaacttaccaaaaatagtcaatgggtcccaccacttctccacttttctttccttttcacactacttttactccactatcttatttttatacattaaaaatcaatgggtcccaccactttacccacttttcttccttttttccactactttatacatatttcttaacctccgtgcccaacccattcgattagaaatgggtgggacggagggagtatgagtcATTTTGACCagtatgatttttaaaaaatgaatgttTGACTTAATTTGGACCACATAAAAAGAGTTGGTAGATGTTAAATAATTGTAGTTTATGAATGTATAATtgtaataatttcaaatatatgctATTAAAGGTTATTTTTTTGGAACATTGAAGAAAAAAACTagttcatataaaataataaaatgggATACAAGAAGTAATTGGGTTGGACTATGAGCCAAAACTTGGACTTGTTCCGTTTTCTTTTTTAAAGTACGGGTAATGCTTATAAAACAATATGTGACTGATTATTAAAACATTATTTTActatattatcaaaaattatcGAGCAAGTAATATATACTTGAGCTTAATTATTGTTAATgtgtaattaataatattatttatttattaataaacgaCACTTACCTATATATCATATAGAAAACCAAAGTATTGTTATATGGATCCACCTTCTTTAAAACTAGACAaaattgatactccctccgtcccaacagaTAGTTCaggttcactgtttgcacgcattttgaggttcTTATagagtatagtttcataacgttttttaatattatttttcttactttgaataaaagtataaatatcaaacatttatttagaaaaacaaaaattaaaaaaatattatgaaattatattttataggagtctcaaaatgcgtgccaaaaaataacgtaaagaacctgatgagacagagagagtataataattctaatttttttattttataatatttaaaaaatctgaCAACATGATGATTATgttctataatataatatgcatAATAATTACTTTCATAAATCGTAGGACGTTATGCTTAACAATATAATCAACAACAATGATTTTAATGATTCAATGatcttaattattattaatattgaaaTATGCTGATGCTCAATTGATAATGATGTTTAAGATTACTTATAgatcactttaaaaaaaaaaacttatagatgatgaattatatataatttttgacaaattatttatgattggattataattagtaatattttatatgttctGCAGCAATGCATCAACAAAATGTCAAATCGCCAATAATTAGTAACTTTCAAGGAACTATGGTTTATAAgaatattttatacattaaaatagAAACTTTACAATGATAAATGTCTCTGAATTGTGAATTGTGAGCAAGTTGGAGCCAGACTAGAAGACAGTAGCTATTATTTCGCCAACTACATCGAATATTTAACATATTAGAACAATTAGGCTTCTGCTACCCCAGTCCCCATTacatcaaaaacaaaacaaaacttcGGCTAACCTAAAAGTCGAATCAATGTGCTGTCACTGGGCTCTGTTGGAAATCACTTGGTTAAGACCGCCGTTATCATAACCAAATCTTGCGTCCATCGAAATATATTACAATCAAAGCCACAACCAAAGCGCGATTAACTAATCCAGGAAATATTGTCAGGCGGAATTTATTCCTAGGAACATATGCGTCCCAGAGCTTGTGCATAAGGCTGGTCTGTTTCCAAAGTTTGAACAAAACaatataattagaaaaatatcaATTTGGAGGACAATTGGAAGAATAGTTTTCATCTTAGACTCTTAAAAACATTAATATCAATCTATTACAacaaaaaaatgaagaaaaaaccATGCACTTTAATAATGTGGTTAAAAATAACAAGTAACTATGATATCTTATCCTTGGACTTGTAAAATAATAGGCAACCTTGATATTTTGGCTTACAATTAAAGACTTCTCATGGGGTTAAAGTTTGATCTAGAGAGCCAAAATTTACAAGCACTTTCAAAGTGATGGACAAGAAACACTGTTTATAACCGGATATGAACCCCGCATTGTGGAGGGGGATACCCAGCCTTCCTGTCTCTCATGCATCCATAAACTCTTTAAAAGGTAATTTATATAAATCGTAGGCCTGAATGAACTAGCCGTATGTCAAAACCAATTTCTGCCCTACGTAGGAATGTAAACTACTACGAGGGAAAACATGTTCTGTGTCGAGGATTGGTCGCAGTGAATAGATGTCTAGTTTTAGGCTAGAGGTGATCACGGAGTGGGTTAAATCGATCAACCCACCCAAACTTAACCAATGTTTAAATTTACACTCCTTAGCCACAACCCAACTGAAAAAATATGACAGTTCACATATATCCCTGTCTTGGATATATGTAAAGAGAAATTCAGAGTTCACAGTGCAAAGTATCTGTTAGTTAAGGATGGGGAAAATTAACACGATCTGAAAGGGCGGTATTTACTTCTTTGGAAAATTGGGATGTGGAACACGTGGATAGGCTTTAGATAGATTATAATTCTTTTATGCACCAAATTTTAGTAAAGGACCATTTACAATGActtataaacaaaataacacatacaCATTtgtcatataataaaatataggagTATATTTAGTAATCAACTATTATATGTGCTTAAGGCtgtgaaaaaaattatgatcattatactttaaaaaaaatgtgataATTTATATAGCTTGAACTATTACTACTATTTCTATTCTACAAAACTTggaataaaagaaacaaataacaaactttttaaaaaatatacctGCGCAACTATGGAATTGCCCTTGTAAATGGTGCATGCTCGATAGAACGGGCGGCCTTTAATCTTGAGGTCGGGCCTTGACTGTTCACAGTTCTCATGAACTAAAAATAGGTCAAACTCTGTCTTATTAAATGTATCCTGAATTCTTTCTGATCTGAAAATCAAGTCCTCCTCTCCATTAGCATCCCTCATAAAACCCTGCCAAGATCCACTCTGCAGAGAGAAAATGTACATTGATGTATACTTAAATAAATACTTGCACATACCTCCACTACAAATTACTTCAGATTTTCTTTCTCATCGATGCAGTCCTAGCCAAAAAGTTTGGTTCAACAATTAACGGGaatatacaattatatgtatatattagtaTGCTTAAACAAACACTAGCATACACAACCTGTACTCCAACAAAAAGATTCTTTCAGCAATTAACAGAATGATGAACATATTGCCCATCTAGAGCCCGTGTATACAAGGTCATCAACAGAACTAGCTGGGCAGTGACATGGTTGTAGAGTTAAAGAAACCATAATGAAATTTTCAGATTTGCTCGAAAggactttaaaatattatattgtggTATTCTTGCCGTGtagttttatataaaaagttttAGACCCGTGCAATCATGCATtggattatttttatttatttattagttgtatacaaatttttaatgatttttaattttttttatcaaacaaaacTTATGTCTACTAATTATTGagtttattttagtttaaaatataatatattttacattattttaattttagttctaatttaattattacatatattacacatatatttaattatcacacacacacacacacatataacatattattcatcggatatactctctccgtcctattcaattctatacaggtTTTTTCAATGTTCAACACgcattttaaatcaaatataaattacacttccataatttatttttaaattttttctttttctgtattaaactttaaacattaaatttttatttagaaggaaaaaacattataataatttatgaaaatatacttTAAAGGAGCGTTAAAATACTTGTCGAACCCCCTGCCCCAATGTATATTATTGGTTGAGACAGAgggaatatataatatagttatattcttttcatataattttaggTCTAAATCTtagctatatatattatatttaaactaacaTTATTTTTGATTAGTTATAcacttattatatttaaaataaatataattatttatttttgtttttaactatattgtttttcttttttatatatttaagaacaaaaaaatttcatataattttgagtccaaattttagctattatatattatattttaactgatcttatttcaattatttaaacatATTTAATGGAAGatataatcatttattttcttatttcttaGTTGTTAGCTTTGTGATACACAGATGGGTGGCTGACCATACCATAAAATTTATCCCTCTTCCgcaaattatataaattgataTAATGAAACGAGGTGCTTTTGAAAATTTTCCTCAAGTATAACCTAATCCAGTATACCAGAGATGGAAATAATACTAATTGGGTGTATACCAGAGTATCGGATAGTTATGGAGCCAATCATTTCAGCAATTATGTACTTGTAGGCTCAGTCTAATTCAGGCCAATATAATTGACTTAGTTGGTTTTATATACTAGCACAAACTTACAATCTGATGAGTTGATCGAATATATTGGAACGATGGAATGCCATTAACAATCCTCATCTATCTCTATCTATAGTCTTTACATATATACACCCAGTTATACTAAACTAGTGAGATTTCTGTATCTTTTATTAGATCACTCCTATATCTTTTTCTAATCTAGAAGTGTCTAATTGTAATTCTGCACTTCCTCACAAATTTACCGTCCAACCTAAGCTAACAGGGCCACAACTCGTAAGCTACTTGACTAATTTCACCTCTGTTCAACTTTTCCCAAAATTCCAAGTCTTCAACGGAAGCTCTTAGATGAAGCTCAAATACAGTAAGCTTGTATTCCATCCAGATTTAAAAGGTGCAACTATTCCAAAACAAGCTACATCAAAGACCAACAAAGCAGGAGGAATTTCAGTTTCATGTTTGGTTTTGACAAGTTATTACAAAAAATTCAGATTTACAACTCTGATTTCGGTTAATCTAGGCTGAAGCGTTGATTTTTAGCTCaagtatattaatttatttgagtGAAGAATAAGTAACTTCAACGGCTTAAACTAACAGATTAAATTGAGAGAGTTTGTAAATTCAATGTTTGCGTATCTTGATATTGCAGCTCAACAGTTTGATACAAGTTGCAAATTATAGTTGATACACAACTATTGATTCAGTTCAGGGCCTAAAATTGTCCTATAAAATACATACATCTAATCTAGTCTTATAATTTAATTGCACTCGAAGCCTCGACTAGATTAGCCAATTCTATTTCACTGCAACCACGGCAAAAGAATTAAATAGCAACTGTTACATCAAACTATTAATTCCGATTTCCATTTCGTAAAATTCTAGTCTTTGATTCGACGAAATTTAAGATTGTAAGTTGGAAAGCTAACTAAAATTGTAGACAGAAAACAGGCGTGCATAAGTAACAAGAAGAAAAGGACATCTCACATTAATACGTCGGAGGGAGATGAGGAGATTGCCAGAAGCATCGAGAAGTAACCGGGTTTTAACAGAACCAGGCGAAGCCGACGACGACGTTTTGTTGACAGTATAAACTATATTACCGGAAGAATCAACGAATCGTAGCTGGCGTTTAGCATCCAAACCCTTGTTCTTGTTATTGATGTTATCCTTGGTGACGAAATAGTCAACGGGTATTTTAGCATCAGCCTCTGACTCTGACTCCGACTGATTGATGTATATATCTCTATCGCCCATCAATTAATATCGATTGGTAATATCTTTTGCCGGCTGCTTGCTTATTGCAATTTGCGACACACCGCTTTCCTCAGTGAAGGTCCACCTTGGGTAAAACAAGCACCGCAAGCAATCCGTTAACGAATAGCGAGCAAAACTGAACCGAATGGTGCAAATTCAGTTCGGTTTGGTTCTGATTTTCTGAAAATTCTGTATATTCGATCCGGAGGGAATAGACCGAATTAAATTTGattatgcaagaagaattaatgGAATTCagatttttagtatttttttgGAGCAGGTGACTAATCTCGGTTGTTAAAACTCATACTCTCGTACACTGATAAGACAAGgctctttctaatgtgtgcccaagggcacaggTTTGGTGGATTTTTATTGGTGGACTTGGTGTAAATGTAGGGGGGCCATCCATATTCATGATTGAaggaccaataaaaatgcaccatACTCATGAAAGTTAGcgcttaatgtgtgcccatgggcacaccacagAAAAACCGATAAAACAAAGATTAAAACCTCAAACATTATGACCAAAATTTACAtcgatttttaaaaagttgactaggatttcaaatttttagaaaCGTGGTCAAATTTTGACTCCACTTTTTGAAAATGTGGCCCTCGCATTAACGGAATAACGGACATAAGTGTAAAAATAAGTtccaaatttttagaaaattggcGAAACTTTGGTTcgcttttcaaaaatgtggctGCCGTTAGGCTTCCattagtgacatttaacgggagccacattttTAAAAAGTGGAGCCAAAGTTTGGtcatctttttgagaatttggaactcgagccaattttttgaaaatcgatGCAAATTTTAGCCACAACTCTGAAGTTTACTCTAAAACAAATGATATAGTTGTTGAGTGAGTGTTAATCCAAGTCATATGTTACAAAGACAAAGAGGATTTGTTTTGAAATAAACGGTCAAACAACTCCTAATATAAGACCACTCTAATATAAAATCTTAGAAAGGagtccaaaaacaaatctttacggGATTAGTCTAGAGGGACAATATCACGGGTTTTGTGCGGTTCAAAAAATGATATCAAGCCGATCGTTAAGAAGTTGTGTATTTTGGGATGCTTTGTCTTGGAACTGACGAAGGTGGTGGTGTGGCATATCCCGCGTATTGAAGCACCTCATCCTCCTATTCATTTTGTGAATTTGAACAACATTGTAATTCGCTTCACCGGTAAAAAGCTTCTCGAAGacttatattaaatttgtttatttgcCGTTTGAGTGaccttaaaataagtgcttattgcttaaaataaaaaagtggagtagaagttagaagcaagttaagacttataagtgattaaagtgtttgggaaataagcagaagccctgaaacaaaagctagcattcctagctttttataagtgtttcttgactttttacacaaacggtacgaaataagtgcttctaacttataaaccagaagccCGGCTTAAAAGCgggaaacaaacacccactaaatGTTATGTATTGTTTGGACATATCACTTATACAGAACTACGTCTAAGGACATGGTGATTGGTTATACTTCTACGATTAGTGCTGTGTTGAGATTATGAAAATTTGAGATGCAGCCATGTGCTGAGTTAttcacatgttttttttttttttttgccagtagTTATTTACATGTTAATTCACTGGTTATTGGTTTCATTATCCACACTGCACAACATCTGTATCAGGTGAATCAATAGGTAATATTATAATGAGTTTCGGTTAAAAAAACGTGacaatcgatatatataattatgtaaatatttattttatatgaaaaaggaTGTCAGTTCcataaaatattaatctaaaaatatattttaaattttttaatatattttaaaggtCATCACGTAGCTGTGTGTATTAGTCcatagtttattttttttattaacattGAATCGGCAATAAAAGATTAAAAGGGAGAACTGATAAACCCAGGACTGACAAAACTGGGATGCTAATTTTTGTCAGATTAGAAATGGTACTTTTAAGATGATTAACAGAAAATTGATCATTGATCAAAGAAGAACAAAGTGCGGGGTAACATAACACGACCTAATAGGAAAAAGGAGAAGATAAGGCTTAAACTACTGCCatgacaaatataattataatcttaataaTTGAATTATAACTTGTTACAATGATTTAAAAAATGTATCATAAACCGAACCTGAAAATCAAATGTTTGCCTCCAATCCAAGGATGCTGGTCATGATCATAGTGGACATCTTGGGTAATATTCAAAAAACAATTGGTGACGCCCGGCAGAGTCCAGTCACCTGTGTTCTTGCTATAGCTGTGTATGTATGCCATGGGTGAACAAAAGACTTACAACGGGTctctcattttttatgaaaaggcgACCTTTACGGGCTATCATCTAAAACACCAACCAGACACTTCTCTAGCAAGAAGTCAGCATTCACCCAAGCATGGTATTTCTCTGATCATAGTTTAAGGATGTTGCAACTTGCAGGCAATGTAATACTGTAGTATATAATCTTATATCAAGCAAAAAGCAGAAATAATCAAATTCTGAAGAAGATTTGGTGATGTTTTGGCACCTACAAGTTGTATAAATAGTTTGCTAAAGAATGTAGATAACAAATATGTATGgtaaataaataattcaaaCACTGCAAGGATACTGAATAAAGCAGTACAATCTTTTCCAACAGCCTTCATTAAGAAATCGACACCTGCAAAGCGAGGAAAAATTAACAGATTGAAGCTTTTGTTATAAGAACACAGAAAGATATATGAAAAGTGCGAGCTTCATTTATTTCAAATGACAATTCCTCAACAAGCACAAAactaataataaagctaaataGCTAAATCTACAAGTTGCAGGGCAATATCCCATATAGATTGCAACTATCAGGAAGCTAGATAAGAATCCAAGTAAAATGACAATAAGCAATCAAGTAAGAAGACTGATACGAAAACCAACATTATATATAATGCACAAAACTACAACTGTCAGATGATAAGAATTGCATCATATACTATATCAAACCTTCATGCCAGTAAGAAGACTGATATGGAAaccataattatatataaggaCTATCCTTTTGTCCAGATCACTTGTGATGCACTTAAAATTTGTGTTTACTATAGCATGAACAGATAAAATATAGCTGATCAAAAGTTCTGCATAATAAAACATACAAATTGGAACATGCTAATTTTCTTAAACAGTTGACCATGAGAGGAAAATCCTAGAGGAATTAAAGACTTGAATGAGTTTAACAATACATAACAGAaaaggcaaaaaagaaaaataacaacGGATTGAAATATACAGACCATACACGAACAAGTTTCCTGTAGCCTGTAACCATTAACCACATATAAAAATTGCACTATATGACATTGCTCGACAACTAATTCCTATGAAAATCATAGAACCAGCCATGTGACATTAAAATATATGCCAACTAAAGCTCTCAAGAACAAATGAAGCAacttgaatatgctttggacTTGTATTATAACTGAGAACAATTAAGTTTGCCATTTTGGTATAAAATGGAGTAAACTATATTAAGCAACACGCAGAGCACACATTCATTAAAACATGCAATTATATGTGCATACATATATAATGTTAAACTTGTGAATCCATAGATTCAAAACACTAGTAACAACGATTGTTAATAAAACCCTTCAGTATAACAAAAGAGCAGGGTGAGTCGGGGGGAAGTTGAAACTGTGACaggatcataattttttaaataaaaaagataaatcAAACAAAGAGAGTAAACAAACACAacatttatgatttaataacATTTACATGTCTATGCAGAACAACGGCACAAGAAACAGAAAAATATAAACACTGAAGGGCACAAAAAATCTGTACCTCCTGGATGGAACTTCATATAAGGAGTTATATTGTAGACACGACCATTAAGAACAGTCCACATGGAGTCTTCTTCTGTTTTGTGCAGCTTCACTTCTTTCAGTGTAATTAGCCTCTTATTTGATTGTCC
This genomic window from Daucus carota subsp. sativus chromosome 7, DH1 v3.0, whole genome shotgun sequence contains:
- the LOC108193573 gene encoding protein LURP-one-related 7, which encodes MGDRDIYINQSESESEADAKIPVDYFVTKDNINNKNKGLDAKRQLRFVDSSGNIVYTVNKTSSSASPGSVKTRLLLDASGNLLISLRRINSGSWQGFMRDANGEEDLIFRSERIQDTFNKTEFDLFLVHENCEQSRPDLKIKGRPFYRACTIYKGNSIVAQTSLMHKLWDAYVPRNKFRLTIFPGLVNRALVVALIVIYFDGRKIWL